The following coding sequences lie in one Anguilla anguilla isolate fAngAng1 chromosome 14, fAngAng1.pri, whole genome shotgun sequence genomic window:
- the wu:fi75a02 gene encoding proline-rich protein 36 gives MLSTVPADLRGGQQMPLPGAASHCSLPLLYQERPPKGSPPCRDQWKPMAGLQGEEPTKGAEPVGGPLSTGPGSSSTRLPTAATHTGYREAPDPQVLAADRHGVRSKPQATVVKEGSMLGSLQWDPAAARSPAPPAGPAGEQLGALERLLAGQQAELKRLLAGTLGALCQRVEAVERRLERLCQQGAAHTNGLSLLGAQLQELRRSLPARHPSPAHSGDAGTSEDKDKLSSPRLHPCGNAVAVETGPGGRGAGVCSWQTGASSPTSRGAAQQSGGSAPLQRKAPPPAVSQGCLPGNYSPVSDFEDLEVELGDEGRDALGWLLNSEMESTDRDDEEGPPAAPPPPPPPQTWDGLEGRPPAARPLPQRLHFPSDLPVPSAAALQPPGRPPVSLPPTVPAQTRTPGTEVPLDAFPEAAEKLSPLPRSLKDGGAALLEGRAGRSSSRHVTLSLPPGLRGDRPTPESSTSDPQGAPKPPACLPLPKQPPRDWHCQKASERVEGRWRERADSLSSSEEEEDAGEEKRRKKRKKGRGVRSGPGFGGGRSPGSPPYVGLLAAAGRFAEDGRGCSEGRVQGNRGASFGRQERQAGDFLGPRTLGSVRQGGQSLSPSGSYTQLKSLDFGTSSPPLGPLQESTLSPPLVSACADAWTAARGPDCQLMPFHSSGPPLCWASAASPPLFKQATPRNGCSAPGQGKPLLIQLSETAGRVSPLPAPPDSTSPPPYGLSLAFSSKLQRHWARPLPPPGSPSRKDGDGEPEGGSPRLWLPLPPPELRAAAPLHQLLGSAPPALPWGLSQLFRATARPEPFPLSVLARGGFSPAGLHTVLALSSPAFLRLLVRHTCRLPLYLPKLSRSTLDRFLGQILTARDTYPPLPPLPDHTAPPGLDNDHSYARRSNQESSTKRRRSPTKAAPVRALATVPSRPPSRRISKARLSADRVRHQAALDPPQHRHAPSEPAHSFALTSANVKYPGLHGRGAAREGGLYDSGVGAQPGQRSKRVSQIRIRKTVPKPDNNLTPMGLPKPQRLKKKEFSLEEIYTNKNYRSPTPNRSLETIFEEPKEKNGALVCIGQQKRKRVLDFPDFTLPRKRRARASLGVLRGPRGRGRRGRPDDADLDIMLIERLSELEDFFSRQGLED, from the exons ATGCTGTCCACTGTTCCGGCAGATTTGAGAGGGGGTCAACAGATGCCCCTGCCGGGGGCAGCTAGCCACTGCTCCCTCCCGCTCCTCTACCAGGAGCGGCCCCCAAAGGGCTCCCCGCCCTGCCGGGACCAATGGAAGCCAATGGCggggctgcagggggaggagcctacaaagggggcggagcctgttgGGGGCCCCCTGTCCACGGGACCTGGCTCCAGCAGCACGCGGCTCCCCACCGCCGCCACACACACGGGCTACAGGGAAGCCCCGGACCCCCAG GTTCTTGCTGCAGACAGACACGGAGTCCGAAGCAAGCCTCAGGCCACCGTTGTTAAAGAAG GGAGTATGCTGGGAAGCCTGCAGTGGGACCCCGCAGCCGCGCGCTCCCCGGCGCCCCCCGCTGGCCCGGCGGGGGAGCAGCTGGGCGCGCTGGAGCGGCTCCTGGCGGGGCAGCAGGCGGAGCTGAAGAGGCTGCTGGCGGGGACGCTGGGCGCGCTCTGCCAGAGGGTGGAGGCGGTGGAGCGGCGGCTGGAGCGGCTCTGCCAGCAGGGCGCCGCCCACACCAACGGCCTGAGCCTGCTGGGAgcgcagctgcaggagctgcgcaGGAGCCTGCCCGCCCGCCACCCATCACCCGCACACA GCGGAGACGCGGGTACGTCTGAGGATAAAGACAAGCTCTCGTCGCCGAGGCTGCATCCCTGTGGCAACGCGGTTGCCGTGGAAACTGGCCCGGGCGGAAGGGGCGCTGGAGTGTGCTCCTGGCAGACGGGCGCCTCGTCCCCGACCAGCCGCGGCGCGGCCCAGCAGAgcggaggctccgcccccttgcagaggaaggccccgccccccgccgtgTCGCAGGGCTGCCTGCCCGGGAACTACTCGCCCGTGTCGGACTTCGAGGacctggaggtggagctggGAGACGAGGGGCGGGACGCGCTGGGCTGGCTGCTGAATTCGGAGATGGAGTCCACGGACCGGGACGACGAGGAGGGgccgcccgccgccccgccaccgccgccgcccccccagaCTTGGGACGGCTTGGAGGGGAGACCTCCCGCGGCGCGCCCGCTCCCTCAACGTTTACATTTCCCCTCTGACCTTCCGGTGCCTTCCGCGGCTGCCCTTCAGCCCCCCGGCCGCCCCCCCGTCTCTTTGCCCCCCACCGTCCCGGCCCAGACCAGGACTCCTGGGACGGAGGTCCCGCTGGACGCCTTTCCGGAAGCCGCGGAGAAGCTTTCCCCGCTGCCGCGGTCTCTGAAGGACGGGGGCGCTGCACTTTTGGAAGGGAGGGCGGGGCGCTCGAGCTCGAGGCACGTgaccctctctctacccccaGGCCTGCGCGGGGATCGGCCGACCCCCGAATCCAGTACCTCCGACCCCCAGGGTGCGCCCAAACCACCGGCCTGCCTCCCGCTCCCGAAGCAGCCCCCCAGGGACTGGCACTGCCAGAAGGCGTCCGAAagggtggaggggaggtggagagaaagagcggATTCTCTGTCCagcagcgaggaagaggaggatgctggggaggagaagaggaggaagaagaggaagaagggcCGAGGGGTCCGCTCCGGGCCCGGTTTCGGGGGCGGCCGGTCGCCCGGGTCGCCGCCCTACGTGGGTCTGCTGGCGGCCGCCGGCCGGTTTGCGGAGGACGGGCGCGGGTGCAGCGAGGGGCGGGTGCAGGGGAACAGAGGGGCGTCTTTCGGGAGACAGGAAAGGCAGGCCGGGGACTTCCTGGGCCCGAGGACTCTGGGATCGGTCAGGCAGGGCGGCCAGTCCCTCTCCCCATCCGGCTCCTACACCCAGCTGAAGTCCCTGGACTTCGGGACCTCGAGCCCTCCCCTGGGCCCTCTTCAGGAAAGCACTTTATCGCCCCCTCTGGTGAGCGCGTGTGCGGATGCCTGGACGGCGGCGAGGGGGCCGGACTGCCAGCTGATGCCGTTTCACTCCTCGGGCCCGCCCCTGTGCTGGGCCTCGGCGGCGTCCCCGCCCCTTTTCAAACAGGCCACGCCCAGAAATGGCTGCTCCGCCCCCGGGCAGGGCAAGCCCCTGCTGATCCAGCTGTCGGAGACGGCCGGTCGCgtgtcccccctccccgccccccccgactCGACGTCGCCGCCCCCCTACGGCCTCTCCCTCGCGTTCAGCTCCAAGCTCCAACGCCACTgggccaggcccctcccccccccagggtccCCCTCTCGGAAGGACGGTGACGGTGAGCCTGAGGGGGGGTCGCCCCGTCTGTGgctccccctcccgcccccggAGCTTCGCGCCGCCGCCCCCCTGCACCAGCTCCTGGGCTCCgcgccccccgccctcccctggGGCCTGTCCCAGCTGTTCCGTGCCACCGCGAGGCCCGAACCGTTCCCCCTGTCCGTCCTCGCCCGGGGCGGCTTCTCCCCGGCGGGGCTCCACACCGTCCTGGCCCTCTCCTCGCCGGCCTTCCTCCGCCTCCTGGTCCGGCACACGTGCCGCCTCCCCCTCTATCTCCCCAAGCTGTCCCGCTCCACTCTGGACCGCTTCCTGGGCCAGATCCTCACTGCCCGGGACACCTACCCCCCTCTTCCGCCCCTCCCGGACCACACCGCCCCACCCGGCCTGGACAACGATCACAG CTACGCGCGGCGGTCCAACCAGGAGTCCTCTACCAAGAGGAGGAGGTCTCCAACCAAAGC TGCTCCAGTCAGGGCTCTGGCCACAGTTCCCTCTCGCCCCCCCTCACGGCGTATCTCCAAGGCCCGGCTCTCCGCGGACCGCGTACGGCACCAGGCTGCCCTGGACCCGCCCCAGCACCGCCACGCCCCCAGCGAGCCGGCGCACAGCTTTGCGCTCACCAGCGCCAACGTCAAGTACCCGGGGCTGCACGGGCGCGGTGCCGCCAGAGAG GGGGGTCTGTATGACAGTGGTGTGGGGGCTCAGCCGGGCCAGCGATCCAAGAGGGTGTCCCAGATCCGCATCCGCAAGACTGTCCCCAAACCGGATAATAACCTCACGCCAATGGGCCTGCCCAAACCGCAGAG gCTGAAAAAGAAGGAGTTCAGCTTGGAGGAGATttatacaaacaaaaattaTCGCTCACCAACTCCCAACAG GAGCCTGGAGACGATCTTCGAGGAGCCGAAGGAGAAGAACGGGGCGCTGGTGTGCATCGGGCAGCAGAAGAGGAAGCGGGTGCTGGACTTCCCCGACTTCACGCTGCCACGGAAACGGCGCGCCAGGGCCAGCCTGGGGGTCCTGCGGGGCCCCCGCGGGCGTGGCCGGAGGGGCCGGCCTGACGACGCCGATCTGGACATCATGCTGATCGAGCGGCTGAGTGAGCTGGAGGACTTCTTCTCCCGCCAGGGCCTGGAGGACTGA